The DNA segment aaaaattaaaatggaactttgatttagggcgggggggggggggggggggctgggcaTCTTCTGTGCGGGACCAGATGGCCAATCTTCTGTGGCCATCTGTTCCCGCTTTTTGAGTCTGTTtctcgaatttttggaaaaagGTCAATTCATTAGtaatgacgtaaaaattcaattgccaatttttgaagaaaaaatttaggtTTAAGGGTGTGTCTCCCCCCAAACCTACCGCCCTTGCACCTCCTttgaccccccacttttttttgtgCACCAGCCGCCTAGGGCCAGAATCTTCTGGTAGTTAACTTTCAGAATATCGGTTGCGTAGTCCCAGAAATGGAACAAAATGTGTTATGCAAAGACAAACATTAATTTGATAGTTCGAAGGCGATTGAATCAGGAACCTGTAAAGATTTGGTTGCATGAAATCCTCGGCATTTATCACATTCGTGGTGGTTGACAAAAGCAAATAGAACCCTCAGATTGTGTGTATAAGTGAAGAAAGCCTCACATCTGAACTTCAAGAATTAGTCTAGTTTACATTGAAATCATTCATGAAAATGTGGTTTTCTATCAAACAATTTTAAGACggcccaaaacttgtttaccaaGCAATAACAATATATCAGGTACTTGCCAAAACCTTTGTTTGTGTTGTCAACCCTGCGATCGAACGGAATGGTTTTTTCGCTTACCCAGAAAACTTACTGTTTAGCCATGTCTCAAGATGACAATGAATACTGAAATGTTCTGGGCTCGAAGAATTCTGAAGTCAAGAAAGATAGAATCAAGAAGAAAAACAGAATATCCACGCAAAAGTCAACTTCTATGGGCAAGAATACTCAGAAATGGACAACTGGATGTACTGTAAATTATCTTCTTCCCCATTGTTGGTACAAATAAGTGACGATCACACATCGACAGTGACTCAATCCCTGACTTTGAAGGCCTATTTGTTGGTGAAGCTAGGCATGGATGATCTGGACAGTAGGGTGGTTCTTATAAATCCGTCTCGAGATTCAGCGCCACAAACTTTTCCTGAGACTACCGTGACGAGTTTTACGCAGCGTTCAATAGTCTACGTGTGTACTGGGAATTGCTTGAAAATCATATTCCAGACAACCGACTTTTCTCCAAGACCAAGTTGCGTTTCACCAGGAaaattgcgtttaatttattcgggaatttttattTGACGTTTTCTTTCTAGAAtgggaaattttagttttttcccctctaattgaaaattgaagcctgattgttgaacatacgtcacttaacataacttttgttttcaaggtagaccgtgcaaataaaaaatatggaagtgaaataaaagattaataattaaataaacaaatttatacatatatctaatcatttttttttttttttttgtaaagcacTGCCTAATAACGTAAAAAATATCATCTTTGGTTTTTCTGTTCTGGACACAACAAGGCTACAGAAAGCTAATCTTATGCCCCAAATAACAACtggcaaaaaaaattctttaacagtcaTAAATTTGAGCTAAAGCATATACGGGACATGCACACAAAAATTGGATGTCGGCAAAAAAGTATTGTCCAGTCAAATTCATTCATGCAGCGACAATGCAAATCATATTATCGGAAATTGGTTCATGTGTGAGATACCGCATGAATTTCGCACCGAATCAAAGCTACATAaaactatctatatatataaagaacgtaagttcttgttaaaaatattactggTGATTATAATGCGAATTTGAAAAGTGTCGTatttaggaaaaatttaaaacagtgcTCCTCAGTATAAAACGTTTAGTTACTGTCTCAACTGGAGAATCTGATTTTATTTGTCTTAAAttctatttgtcttttttttctttttgtattcttccattattattatttttttaatcatctgaGTCATTCGATGTCAATTCAATAGGCAAAAAGAATTTTTGCCTTCacagtttgagattttttttttgaaataaagcgCAGGTGTTCTATTGGTATAAACTTGGAAAATTATGAAGCATTTCCAAGGTACGCGTATCCAATCTTGATATTCAGGGAACAAATTTCGTCAAAAAGGACCAAAGCCAGAGTTATTTGaactagttaaaaatattttcaattaaagctAGCGACACCAGATAGGTCTCATTTTACTGCAGTTTTCTTTTGAAGTGCAACACTAGGttgcactattaaaaaaaagaaatcactatGAAATAACAATAATGGAAAGATAACACACACCAAGTTAGCCTGCTTCCCTTCTATTTACTACGGAAACGGCTGGTGACGCATGCGCAAGGACTCTATTTATTTTCTCGccaaattgatgattaaagtagTCCATTGGCGATTAAAGTCTAGTGCAGCAGATTTTAGAAAATAGGAAAACTTCTGTTGCGAAGGAGAGACTTATGTTGATAGTTCTGACAATTTTCTTCGCGCATTTTTGATGAATGTAATACTCTGATTGTTTTCTTTCAGGGTAGcgtcaagaataaaaaaaattgcaaaactcttttcttttttacttttgcttACACTTGGAACAAAATAAACGTGTTTTTTGAGGGAAAGAAGAACTGATTTGCATCCAGACATGAGTTTTCTTTCTCATCCTTTCAATTACAAGCTTCAGTATTCTAGTCTGGATTTATAGTCGTAAACTTACGAGTTAATGTCATTTTCTTCtagacttattttattttgagtgaGGTCTAACTTCTTGCAAAAGCTTGACGCCTTTTTGTAGCCTACAAAGATGTGAAAAAATGGATAGATTAACAGTAATATCTGGAGCTTTATTCCTTGCTGCGAATGTATTTGCTGCCATAAGCTTGGCTCTGCCAGATTGGATTGTGTCTGATGTGGGCGGAAATACCAGACTCGGACTTCTCAGAAACTGCATGACAATTTACGGTAGACAGCAACTATGTTTTTCACCGAATTTACAACCCGAATGGATGCTGTCCTTAATATGCATAATGATTGGCTGCATTTGTGTCTCAACCACAGTTGCTTTGCTTCTGCTGTCTCATTGGAATGATCAAGTTGTGCCGTATGCAAGATGGATGGGGTTTTCTGCGATGGTGTTGTTTTGCCTCGCAGCTGTCAT comes from the Uloborus diversus isolate 005 unplaced genomic scaffold, Udiv.v.3.1 scaffold_359, whole genome shotgun sequence genome and includes:
- the LOC129233362 gene encoding uncharacterized protein C16orf52 homolog A-like; this encodes MDRLTVISGALFLAANVFAAISLALPDWIVSDVGGNTRLGLLRNCMTIYGRQQLCFSPNLQPEWMLSLICIMIGCICVSTTVALLLLSHWNDQVVPYARWMGFSAMVLFCLAAVIFPMGFTMEEIGGEAYQLPSSHQVGLSYIFFVLALWITVISELFAGKVCMPHF